In a single window of the Vitis vinifera cultivar Pinot Noir 40024 chromosome 6, ASM3070453v1 genome:
- the LOC100256480 gene encoding uncharacterized protein LOC100256480: MAKVPSLLVGLLLLCGLAAMGEANEKYKDPKQPIGIRIRDLMKRMTLAEKIGQMTQIEIKTATPEIMKEYSIGSLLSGGGSVPRVQATAEEWIQMINDFQHGSLSSRLGIPMIYGIDAVHGNNNVYKATIFPHNVGLGATRDPELMRKIGAATALETRATGITYAFAPCIAVCRDPRWGRCYESYSEDPEIVRAMTEIIPGLQGDIPANSRKGIPYVGGKDKVAACAKHFVGDGGTISGINENNTIIDWHGLLSIHMPAYYDSIIKGVATVMVSYSSWNGKKMHAHNQLITEFLKNTLKFRGFVISDWQGIDKITSPPGANYTYSVEAAINAGIDMVMTPFNHSEFIGDLTDLVKKNVTSMSRIDDAVARILRVKFTMGLFENPLADLSFVSHLGSQAHRDLAREAVRKSLVLLKNGENADPPLLPLPKKANKILVAGTHANNLGYQCGGWTISWQGLEGNNLTTGTTILSGISAAIDPSTQVVYSENPDVELVKSGNFSYAIVVVGEKPYAETFGDNLNLTIPEPGPSTITNVCTSIKCVVVLISGRPLLIQPYLPLIDALVAAWLPGSEGQGVADVLFGDYEFTGKLAHTWFKTVEHLPMNFGDPHYDPLFPLGFGLTTKPIVG, translated from the exons AGCAGAGAAAATAGGTCAGATGAcacaaattgaaataaaaactgCCACCCCAGAGATCATGAAGGAATACTCAATTGGAAGTTTACTTAGTGGTGGAGGGAGTGTGCCTCGGGTTCAAGCCACCGCAGAAGAGTGGATTCAAATGATCAACGACTTCCAACATGGTTCTCTTTCAAGCCGTCTTGGCATCCCAATGATTTATGGTATAGATGCTGTTCATGGCAACAACAATGTGTACAAGGCAACAATATTTCCCCACAATGTGGGTCTTGGGGCTACCAG GGATCCAGAACTTATGAGGAAGATTGGTGCTGCAACGGCCCTTGAAACTAGAGCTACTGGCATTACATATGCATTTGCGCCATGTATTGCG GTCTGTAGAGATCCAAGATGGGGCAGATGCTACGAGAGCTATAGTGAGGACCCCGAAATTGTTCGGGCAATGACGGAAATTATACCTGGGCTACAGGGCGACATTCCTGCCAACTCAAGAAAGGGCATTCCTTATGTTGGTGGAAA GGATAAGGTAGCAGCTTGTGCAAAGCACTTTGTGGGTGATGGTGGCACCATCTCAGGCATCAATGAGAACAACACTATCATTGATTGGCACGGATTGTTGAGTATTCACATGCCTGCCTATTACGACTCCATCATAAAGGGTGTGGCAACAGTCATGGTTTCCTACTCTAGCTGGAATGGAAAGAAGATGCATGCTCACAATCAACTTATCACTGAATTCCTAAAAAACACTCTTAAATTCAGG GGTTTTGTCATCTCAGATTGGCAGGGTATAGACAAGATCACTTCACCACCCGGTGCCAACTATACGTACTCTGTTGAAGCCGCGATTAATGCTGGGATTGACATG GTTATGACTCCTTTTAATCACAGTGAATTTATTGGTGATCTAACTGACCTTGTGAAGAAAAATGTGACTTCCATGAGCCGTATTGATGATGCAGTAGCTAGGATTCTGAGAGTCAAGTTCACTATGGGTTTGTTTGAGAACCCCTTGGCTGATCTTAGTTTCGTTAGCCACCTTGGATCCCAG GCTCACAGAGATTTGGCGAGGGAAGCAGTGAGAAAGTCGTTGGTTCTTTTGAAGAACGGAGAAAACGCAGATCCTCCTTTGCTACCTCTCCCTAAAAAGGCAAACAAGATCCTAGTTGCAGGAACCCACGCCAACAATTTGGGGTATCAGTGTGGTGGTTGGACTATCTCTTGGCAAGGACTTGAGGGAAACAACCTCACAACTG GAACAACCATCCTCAGCGGCATCTCAGCAGCCATTGACCCTAGCACTCAAGTGGTATATAGCGAGAATCCTGATGTTGAACTTGTAAAGTCGGGCAACTTCTCCTATGCCATTGTGGTGGTGGGAGAGAAGCCTTATGCAGAGACTTTTGGGGATAATTTGAACTTAACAATTCCTGAACCAGGTCCTAGCACAATTACTAATGTATGCACGAGCATCAAGTGCGTAGTGGTTCTAATCTCTGGCCGCCCTCTCCTCATTCAACCCTATCTTCCACTTATAGATGCTCTAGTTGCTGCATGGCTTCCCGGTAGCGAAGGCCAAGGTGTGGCTGATGTTCTATTTGGGGACTATGAATTCACCGGGAAGCTTGCTCACACCTGGTTCAAGACTGTAGAGCATTTGCCTATGAATTTTGGGGATCCCCACTATGACCCCCTCTTCCCCTTAGGTTTTGGGCTCACAACCAAGCCAATCGTGGGGTAG